Genomic window (Ananas comosus cultivar F153 linkage group 16, ASM154086v1, whole genome shotgun sequence):
tatttgtataggATGACACTTCTAATACAACTTGTCTTGTAAGAgggtttttccttttctctaatttttagatcaaattCTCTTTTGTATTCGATAAACGATGAAGAATTGCAATTCCTGTTATATGTTATGTTAGTTGCTCTAATTATGCAAGAACTAAATGGCGAAGCAAAAGATATTTTGGCATTGTTCGTATTAGAGAAATAGAgaattcaacattttttttttttgggtaatagTTCTTTACTAATTTGCGCAAATTCAACTGTTATTGTCATCTCATCTCATGTGATGacttttgaattttctttatattagtaAAGTAGACAAGACTAAGTTTTGACATAGTTCCTGTCTCCACAATATATAATGGAAGTTGATGTGTTAAAGGAGAAGCCAAATTGCTCTATGAAATACGGAAAACCAACTTGTGTGGAATATCTCGCGCATATCTGTATACAAATAAGAAGCTTATGCACAATAGTAGttcttttttggtttctttctctcttttttttttgtttcttgaatatatatagcattttattcttattatttatgTTTGGCTATATTCATTTAAAGTTGCATAATTTGTGGCAAAGCCAATGGTATCCGGTCCTTGGCCTCATAACTAGCAATAGATGAAGAAAATGTTATTACTAATTATGCAATAAGTAGAAAGAATAGCTTTAATCTTTTCAGTTTTGTAATAACGAAATGATTTATACCTAAATTGTTGTTGTAGGAGTTCATTTCCTTTCGTGATGGCGAAACAAAGTCATTCTCATGCATTCTTGAGTTTTCAGAGTACAGATAGTACCAGCTTTTTGAGAACTCATCATACTCTAATCTTTAACTCATTGTCCTTCTTgttgctgtttttttttaaacaaagaaaataatactAATCCATTCTTCTTAGTCAACAAGAGATTCAAAGCATCAAAGTACccaataaaataagaaaagaaagagtaGTTTGATTAACACTTTGCTTGGTAGCAGGGTAATTGTACCTTCATTTGGATGTGCAATGGCAGTGCCTATTGGTGCGCctgagaaaagaagaagatcacTGACTAAGTTCAAACCAATTTGCGTGATCGGAATTAGATAGATAACCTTTGTGAGGAAGAGCAAAGCAAAGAATCTTTTCTATATCTCTCTTTGCATATGCAAATATGTATAATGAAATTCAAGAAAAAACTCTGGAGGTAGCTGCTAAAAAGCGACATGAAAGGAAAAGTATATTAACAGCTAAACTGATAGAGTTACTTATAGCATCCTTTTCACATCTACTGGATGGTGCTGTTCCTTTTCGTTAGTTCAACAGAAAATTGACAAATAGTTATTATGAAAGACCAGAATTTCAGTTGTTCGGAGTATGATAAGATGCACGGTGGGCATACAGAATACGAGGGAAACTGATATATTCTTAATTTCTTCTCTCAGGTGAGATCCACCATCTTCAAATCGGTTGCTACCGGAGACATCAATTGCATTCGCAAGCACGGCCTCGACAACGCACTGGCTTCGGTGCAGGAGAACATTCTCCGAGCTCTCTTCAGACGTGGCTTTCTTGAAAACAATTCGCCAAAGTGTCTTTCCCGGAAGCTTCATAATCAGCTGAGGCAGGTAAAAGAGCATGATGGTTATGTACTCCCTCGTAGGTGGTTATCACGTAACGCGagtcctctttttctctctgcaCTCTTTTCTTGACATTGCATCCGTCGCTTGAGCAGCGATAGTAGTTCCTGCGATCCATTTCATCCATATGCTGTTGATGATGGTTTTATCATGCGAATACCCAAGAAATAAAACTTAATTGTGTATTCAATTTTATCTGGATATATCATGCATATAGAGTCTATTCTGCATATAcaatctttctctcaaaaaaaaaaaatgatatgatTTCGTTGTTCTACTCATGGCTTTTTGTTTGCCGGAGAAAAAGAGACTAACATGAACTTTGATAACATACACCGACTTGCCGTTGCTTCGCTTTGTTTTGCTCGCTTTCCGGTCGCCTAACTAAATATGGTCTTATTAGTTGAAAGATATGAGCTTCATTACCTGGGATTGGGACTGTTCTTCACCATCTTCTTCCCGTACTTCCTCCACTTGTATCCATCATCCAACACCTCAAGCTCCGACTTAGTTTTGAATGCAACCTTCATTCTACCGCCCTTCGAAGAGCTCGCTCTCGCACTCTGACTCCTGCAAACAAATCGTATGTTAAAAAAAATCGTATAAGCGCAAGCAATGGTTTCGAAGATAAGGTCTCGAACCGAACACTTGCTTGCTGCAATCACCACCAGAAGTTCTGCTCGCTTCGCTGCTGTTCTCTTGCAGGACAACATGACTCTGCTCCCAAAATGGGGGCTGATCGCGAGCCGAGGTCTCTTCTCGCGGATGTTCACCGAAGGTGAGGAAGTCCATGATCTCGAAAGACATGTCGTCGGGGTGATCATTCTCCGAGGAATTCGATGATAATAAGGAATACGAAGACATTGCAAGGAATCCCCAACTCCTATTAGCTAGCCAAAACTGCTGCACAAAAATTACAGAAGCTTCCCAATTTCTGGGAATTTATGGGGGCTAACTTGAGCTGGTGCGATGACTTTAAGTGGACTTGAAGAGTTGAGGCTTGAATTCCAGgtactcctttttcttttctttttttcattttttgcttTTCTCACTACCAATCAATTGCATTGTAATGTGAACTGAATGAACATTAGTAGCACCTGGTGCGTAGACTAGTAGTACACTGCAGT
Coding sequences:
- the LOC109722013 gene encoding probable WRKY transcription factor 75 isoform X2 codes for the protein MSSYSLLSSNSSENDHPDDMSFEIMDFLTFGEHPREETSARDQPPFWEQSHVVLQENSSEASRTSGGDCSKSQSARASSSKGGRMKVAFKTKSELEVLDDGYKWRKYGKKMVKNSPNPRNYYRCSSDGCNVKKRVQREKEDSRYVITTYEGVHNHHALLPASADYEASGKDTLANCFQESHV
- the LOC109722013 gene encoding probable WRKY transcription factor 75 isoform X1 → MSSYSLLSSNSSENDHPDDMSFEIMDFLTFGEHPREETSARDQPPFWEQSHVVLQENSSEASRTSGGDCSKQVSQSARASSSKGGRMKVAFKTKSELEVLDDGYKWRKYGKKMVKNSPNPRNYYRCSSDGCNVKKRVQREKEDSRYVITTYEGVHNHHALLPASADYEASGKDTLANCFQESHV